One window of the Octopus sinensis linkage group LG3, ASM634580v1, whole genome shotgun sequence genome contains the following:
- the LOC115209409 gene encoding putative ankyrin repeat protein RF_0381 isoform X1, protein MAVPKPKHCQHSLEDKKEKQAFGQKSTEKMPESAEGDWSLIEAARDGRLSNVQELLESKCANYIHRDQSGRTPLHYAAENGNLQILCLLIEANFDINAKDNQGQTPLHIACHYRQLEIATCLIALGCDVNTCDIQHNTPLHRATRSNLDQLVSVLCECGASVNALNCCQWSPLYEAIRIGNETIISCLLDYGADINLIQRNNMSPFLTAIFYHRIASRNSYNISSILKSFIQYGSLLSHSDGVWSHLSAAVSIDQTDVGIILILNGCRIEKRGRYSRSLLVDMFDRCETRLVKLYVLAGYPVTWDEIDQCSRRVPSFSRSFMRLVQPGSDISSARRHLLDWLRKRIKTPCTLSEMCRTSIRSKLNEVSGDTNINPFIERLPLPKSIKAYISMSDWISENLS, encoded by the exons ATGGCAGTTCCAAAGCCGAAACATTGTCAGCACTCGTTGGAAGACAAGAAGGAGAAACAG GCTTTTGGACAAAAATCAACAGAGAAAATGCCTGAATCTGCCGAAGGTGACTGGTCTTTAATTGAAGCCGCCAGAGATGGACGTCTTTCAAATGTTCAAGAGTTGTTGGAAAGCAAATGTGCTAATTATATCCACCGTGACCAATCAGGTCGGACACCTTTACATTATGCTGCTGAAAATGGTAACCTACAGATATTGTGTTTGCTCATTGAAGCTAATTTTGATATAAACGCTAAAGATAACCAAGGTCAGACACCTTTGCACATAGCTTGCCACTATCGACAATTGGAAATAGCAACTTGCCTGATCGCTCTAGGCTGTGATGTTAATACGTGCGACAttcaacacaacacaccactgcACCGTGCCACACGCTCAAATCTCGATCAGTTGGTATCTGTGCTTTGTGAATGTGGTGCGTCAGTGAATGCTCTTAACTGCTGTCAATGGTCACCATTATATGAAGCTATTCGAATTGGTAATGAAACCATAATATCTTGCCTGCTTGACTATGGCGCTGACATCAACTTAATACAAAGAAACAACATGTCACCTTTCCTTACAGCAATATTTTACCACCGAATTGCATCGCGGAATAGCTACAACATAAGTTCgattctgaaatctttcattcaATACGGCAGTCTTCTGAGTCACAGTGACGGTGTCTGGTCCCATTTATCAGCTGCTGTTTCCATTGATCAGACGGACGTTGGTATCATACTTATTCTAAACGGATGTCGCATTGAAAAGCGTGGACGTTACAGTCGCAGTCTTCTAGTTGATATGTTTGATCGGTGTGAAACCCGATTAGTGAAACTTTACGTTTTAGCCGGATATCCGGTGACTTGGGATGAAATTGATCAATGTTCACGTCGTGTACCCAGCTTCTCTCGTTCATTTATGAGACTCGTCCAACCGGGTTCGGACATTTCAAGTGCCAGACGACACCTTCTCGACTGGTTACGTAAACGTATTAAAACACCTTGTACACTCAGTGAAATGTGTCGAACCTCAATTCGTTCTAAATTAAATGAAGTCAGTGGAGACACAAACATCAACCCATTCATTGAGCGGTTGCCATTACCTAAATCTATCAAAGCCTATATAAGTATGTCCGATTGGATCTCAGAAAACTTGTCTtga
- the LOC115209409 gene encoding putative ankyrin repeat protein RF_0381 isoform X2, with protein MPESAEGDWSLIEAARDGRLSNVQELLESKCANYIHRDQSGRTPLHYAAENGNLQILCLLIEANFDINAKDNQGQTPLHIACHYRQLEIATCLIALGCDVNTCDIQHNTPLHRATRSNLDQLVSVLCECGASVNALNCCQWSPLYEAIRIGNETIISCLLDYGADINLIQRNNMSPFLTAIFYHRIASRNSYNISSILKSFIQYGSLLSHSDGVWSHLSAAVSIDQTDVGIILILNGCRIEKRGRYSRSLLVDMFDRCETRLVKLYVLAGYPVTWDEIDQCSRRVPSFSRSFMRLVQPGSDISSARRHLLDWLRKRIKTPCTLSEMCRTSIRSKLNEVSGDTNINPFIERLPLPKSIKAYISMSDWISENLS; from the coding sequence ATGCCTGAATCTGCCGAAGGTGACTGGTCTTTAATTGAAGCCGCCAGAGATGGACGTCTTTCAAATGTTCAAGAGTTGTTGGAAAGCAAATGTGCTAATTATATCCACCGTGACCAATCAGGTCGGACACCTTTACATTATGCTGCTGAAAATGGTAACCTACAGATATTGTGTTTGCTCATTGAAGCTAATTTTGATATAAACGCTAAAGATAACCAAGGTCAGACACCTTTGCACATAGCTTGCCACTATCGACAATTGGAAATAGCAACTTGCCTGATCGCTCTAGGCTGTGATGTTAATACGTGCGACAttcaacacaacacaccactgcACCGTGCCACACGCTCAAATCTCGATCAGTTGGTATCTGTGCTTTGTGAATGTGGTGCGTCAGTGAATGCTCTTAACTGCTGTCAATGGTCACCATTATATGAAGCTATTCGAATTGGTAATGAAACCATAATATCTTGCCTGCTTGACTATGGCGCTGACATCAACTTAATACAAAGAAACAACATGTCACCTTTCCTTACAGCAATATTTTACCACCGAATTGCATCGCGGAATAGCTACAACATAAGTTCgattctgaaatctttcattcaATACGGCAGTCTTCTGAGTCACAGTGACGGTGTCTGGTCCCATTTATCAGCTGCTGTTTCCATTGATCAGACGGACGTTGGTATCATACTTATTCTAAACGGATGTCGCATTGAAAAGCGTGGACGTTACAGTCGCAGTCTTCTAGTTGATATGTTTGATCGGTGTGAAACCCGATTAGTGAAACTTTACGTTTTAGCCGGATATCCGGTGACTTGGGATGAAATTGATCAATGTTCACGTCGTGTACCCAGCTTCTCTCGTTCATTTATGAGACTCGTCCAACCGGGTTCGGACATTTCAAGTGCCAGACGACACCTTCTCGACTGGTTACGTAAACGTATTAAAACACCTTGTACACTCAGTGAAATGTGTCGAACCTCAATTCGTTCTAAATTAAATGAAGTCAGTGGAGACACAAACATCAACCCATTCATTGAGCGGTTGCCATTACCTAAATCTATCAAAGCCTATATAAGTATGTCCGATTGGATCTCAGAAAACTTGTCTtga
- the LOC115209534 gene encoding uncharacterized protein LOC115209534, with product MGLTAEKDAKVRTRIFAKLEQNQDVTLQQVSDECERIVKLRHNTEKIEHKEHTTTVPYHPRSNGQVEHFVDIFKRALRKSNKEVTDEVTLLQFLRVYQVTPNLNTPGANSPAELMFARKVKSVFDKLLPGKKRKSARDDIAKLFKVVGKVYMRAYKNGKQI from the exons ATGGGACTTACTGCTGAAAAGGATGCAAAAGTTAGAACTAGAATTTTTGCAAAGCTGGAACAAAACCAGGATGTAACCCTACAGCAAGTGTCAGATGAATGTGAAAGGATAGTCAAATTAAGACACAACACAGAGAAAATTGAACATAAAG AACATACAACTACAGTACCATACCATCCCAGATCTAATGGACAAGTAGAACACTTTGTTGATATCTTCAAAAGAGCCCTTAGAAAATCGAATAAGGAAGTCACAGATGAAGTAACTCTACTACAATTTTTAAGAGTGTACCAAGTGACACCAAACCTGAATACACCAGGGGCTAACTCACCAGCAGAGCTGATGTTTGCAAGGAAAGTAAAATCAGTCTTTGATAAATTGCtacctggcaagaaaagaaaaagtgccaGGGATGACATAGCTAAATTATTTAAAGTTGTTGGAAAGGTGTATATGAGGGCATAcaagaatggaaaacaaatttgA